From a region of the Vaginimicrobium propionicum genome:
- a CDS encoding (Fe-S)-binding protein: MASVAADTAPKTVALFGTCINDMMFPRTLEATATLLERLGCKVDYPKEQTCCGQLFTNTGYFDRAMPTVRSFLKAFEDYDYIVGPSGSCVGAVRHQHEMLAKDAGDFPLAERVAQVVPRVYDISEFIVDVMGTTDVGAYFPHKVTYHPSCHSMRVAHVGDKPLQLLKAVRGIEYVELVDAKQCCGFGGTFSLKNPDVSIAMAKDKAQHIADTGAEYVVAGDNMCLLNFGGVLRRQKQKTKAIHLVEVLATQDDESRRTA; this comes from the coding sequence ATGGCTAGCGTTGCCGCCGATACAGCGCCAAAGACAGTTGCGTTATTCGGCACCTGCATCAACGACATGATGTTCCCTAGGACATTAGAAGCAACTGCCACTTTGCTGGAACGCTTAGGGTGCAAGGTTGACTACCCGAAGGAGCAAACATGTTGCGGGCAGTTATTTACGAATACCGGCTATTTCGACCGTGCTATGCCAACTGTGAGGTCTTTCCTCAAAGCATTTGAGGATTATGACTACATTGTTGGTCCATCCGGTTCGTGCGTGGGTGCCGTCCGTCACCAGCACGAAATGTTGGCTAAGGACGCCGGCGATTTTCCGTTGGCTGAGCGGGTAGCCCAAGTTGTACCACGGGTTTACGACATCTCTGAGTTCATCGTGGACGTCATGGGCACCACTGATGTGGGTGCTTATTTCCCACATAAGGTTACTTACCACCCGAGCTGCCACTCGATGCGGGTGGCTCACGTTGGTGATAAACCGTTGCAGCTATTGAAGGCAGTGCGCGGTATCGAATACGTCGAGTTAGTTGACGCTAAACAATGCTGCGGTTTCGGTGGAACTTTCTCATTGAAAAATCCAGACGTATCCATTGCTATGGCCAAAGACAAGGCACAACACATTGCTGACACCGGGGCGGAATATGTGGTTGCCGGAGACAATATGTGTTTGCTCAATTTTGGTGGTGTTTTGCGTCGGCAAAAGCAAAAGACGAAAGCAATTCACTTGGTCGAAGTACTCGCCACTCAAGACGACGAATCAAGGAGGACGGCATGA
- a CDS encoding lactate utilization protein B: MTSTELERLTPAPPEGDLIDEPAFPTAAKRELGNKIQAKNLHHATHTIRDKRARVTAELDNWQDLRAAGRDIKNRAARHLDSYLEEFERNATAAGATVHWARDAEEANRIVIELVKATGEHEVTKVKSMVTQEIDLNEELEKERIAAWETDLAELIVQLGHDRPSHVLVPAIHRNRSEVREIFLREMGLYGTPCPPDVTDNPVELANAARVHLREKFMRTKVGISGANFAIAETGSLVVVESEGNGRMNLTLPETLISVVGIEKVLPTFQDLEVFLQLLPRSSTGERMAPYGTVWTGTKQGDGPKDVHIVLLDNGRTNVLKDPIGRPALRCIRCSACLNICPVYEKVGGHAYGSVYPGPIGAILNPQLRGMTSTVDRSLPFASTLCGACNEVCPVMIPISDILVHLRKKVVDVKRSEPGYGTHLEPTLMRMGSWAFAKGGRLGFVSKMAALGGNVLGLFTKKIGNWPVPGLNRWLRARDVPMMPKKSWRTFFKQYKKGD, encoded by the coding sequence ATGACAAGCACTGAGTTAGAGCGGCTGACCCCGGCTCCGCCGGAAGGTGATTTGATTGACGAGCCGGCGTTCCCTACTGCTGCCAAGCGTGAGCTAGGCAACAAGATTCAGGCGAAAAACCTTCATCACGCCACGCACACTATTCGCGATAAGCGAGCCAGGGTGACTGCCGAGCTAGACAACTGGCAAGATTTGCGAGCTGCAGGGCGCGACATTAAGAACCGTGCTGCTAGGCACCTAGATTCTTATCTTGAAGAGTTTGAGCGTAATGCGACGGCTGCCGGTGCCACTGTTCACTGGGCAAGGGACGCGGAGGAAGCCAACCGCATCGTTATTGAATTGGTTAAGGCCACCGGCGAACATGAGGTGACGAAAGTCAAGTCGATGGTCACCCAAGAGATTGACTTGAATGAGGAGCTGGAGAAAGAGCGGATTGCCGCTTGGGAAACTGACTTAGCTGAGCTTATCGTCCAGCTTGGTCACGATCGTCCCTCGCACGTTTTAGTGCCAGCAATTCACCGTAACCGTTCTGAGGTGCGCGAGATTTTCTTGCGTGAAATGGGTCTTTACGGCACGCCGTGCCCGCCAGACGTCACTGACAATCCGGTTGAGTTAGCGAATGCGGCACGTGTCCACTTGCGAGAAAAATTCATGCGTACCAAGGTGGGTATTTCGGGGGCTAACTTCGCTATTGCTGAAACTGGCTCGCTTGTTGTCGTCGAATCTGAGGGCAACGGACGGATGAACTTGACCTTGCCAGAAACCCTGATTTCGGTTGTTGGTATCGAAAAAGTTTTGCCAACTTTCCAAGATCTTGAGGTGTTTTTGCAGTTGCTGCCGCGCTCGTCCACTGGTGAAAGAATGGCGCCTTACGGCACTGTTTGGACGGGCACTAAACAAGGTGACGGCCCGAAAGATGTTCACATCGTTTTGTTGGATAATGGCCGCACCAATGTATTGAAAGATCCAATTGGGCGTCCAGCATTGCGTTGCATTCGTTGCTCGGCTTGTCTAAATATTTGCCCGGTATATGAAAAAGTGGGCGGTCACGCCTACGGCTCGGTTTATCCTGGCCCGATTGGAGCCATCTTGAACCCGCAATTGCGCGGCATGACCTCCACGGTTGACCGTTCGCTGCCGTTCGCGTCCACTTTGTGTGGGGCGTGCAACGAAGTATGCCCGGTGATGATCCCGATCTCTGATATTTTGGTGCATTTGCGTAAGAAAGTTGTGGACGTCAAGCGTAGTGAGCCTGGATATGGCACCCACCTAGAGCCAACACTGATGCGTATGGGTAGTTGGGCTTTTGCTAAGGGCGGGCGGCTAGGTTTCGTCTCTAAGATGGCGGCTTTGGGTGGCAATGTTCTCGGCCTATTTACCAAGAAGATTGGCAACTGGCCAGTGCCAGGGCTAAACCGTTGGCTGCGTGCCCGCGATGTGCCGATGATGCCTAAGAAATCCTGGCGTACCTTTTTCAAGCAGTACAAGAAGGGTGACTAG
- a CDS encoding LUD domain-containing protein: MSTAKEEIFSRIRKALVDVKDSDPAEAEIGWQYKQPTKLDGDIVDIFLELVADYKAEVERVKAADLPGAIVAHLKQIGAGSVLLPDGVDESWRQAIEQAGFDIRKDDNLTARQLNEIDAVVTAAAVGVANTGTFALDHRPDQGRRALTLVPDAHICVLRADQVVSNTPEAIARLRASITDGQPLTFVAGPSATSDIELSRVEGVHGPRTLHVIVAD; this comes from the coding sequence GTGAGCACAGCTAAGGAAGAGATTTTTTCTCGTATCCGCAAAGCGTTAGTTGATGTCAAAGATTCTGACCCTGCCGAAGCTGAAATTGGTTGGCAATATAAGCAGCCAACCAAGCTGGACGGCGACATCGTCGACATCTTCTTAGAGCTAGTTGCCGACTATAAGGCAGAGGTTGAGCGGGTTAAGGCCGCCGATTTGCCGGGAGCAATCGTTGCTCATCTAAAGCAAATTGGGGCTGGCTCGGTGCTTTTGCCTGATGGTGTGGACGAATCGTGGCGTCAAGCTATCGAGCAGGCTGGTTTTGATATTCGCAAGGACGATAACCTGACTGCCCGCCAGCTAAACGAGATTGACGCTGTGGTTACTGCCGCCGCCGTCGGGGTGGCTAATACCGGTACTTTCGCTCTGGATCACCGTCCTGACCAGGGTCGCAGAGCGTTGACACTGGTGCCAGACGCCCACATTTGCGTTTTGCGTGCAGACCAAGTTGTCTCTAATACCCCAGAGGCAATTGCTAGGTTACGTGCGTCCATCACGGATGGTCAGCCATTAACATTTGTTGCCGGTCCTTCGGCCACGTCCGACATTGAATTGAGTCGTGTCGAGGGTGTCCACGGGCCGCGTACCTTGCATGTGATTGTTGCTGACTAG
- the fbaA gene encoding class II fructose-bisphosphate aldolase: MAIATPEVYEEMLAKAKENSFAYPAINVTSSQTLNAAIRGFAEAESDGIIQFSTGGAEYASGSTVKDMVTGAVALAEFARVVAKKYNVNIALHTDHCQKEKLDKYVNPLIAISQERVDRGEDPLFNSHMWDGSAVPVKENLQIAEELLSRTSKAKLVLEIEVGAVGGEEDGVVGEINDKLYSTVQDGMDTLAALGLGEKGKYITALTFGNVHGVYKPGNVKLRPEILKEIQDACGKKYGVDKPFDLVFHGGSGSSAQEIADAVSYGVIKMNIDTDTQYAFTRPVAAHMFQNYDGVLKIDGEVGNKKMYDPRSWGRSAEASMAARVVEACERLGSVGTSLLK; encoded by the coding sequence ATGGCTATTGCAACCCCAGAGGTATACGAGGAAATGCTGGCTAAGGCCAAGGAGAACTCCTTTGCTTATCCGGCCATCAACGTAACCTCATCACAGACATTGAACGCAGCTATCCGCGGTTTTGCTGAAGCTGAGTCTGATGGCATTATCCAGTTCTCCACTGGTGGCGCCGAGTACGCCTCGGGTTCCACCGTCAAGGACATGGTTACTGGCGCTGTCGCCTTGGCTGAGTTCGCCCGCGTAGTGGCCAAGAAATACAACGTTAATATCGCGTTGCACACCGACCACTGCCAGAAAGAGAAGCTGGACAAGTACGTTAACCCGCTGATCGCTATTTCTCAGGAGCGTGTTGATCGCGGCGAGGATCCGCTATTCAACTCCCACATGTGGGATGGTTCGGCTGTTCCCGTCAAAGAGAATCTGCAGATTGCTGAAGAACTACTTTCTCGCACGTCAAAAGCCAAGCTTGTCCTAGAGATCGAGGTTGGTGCTGTTGGTGGCGAAGAGGACGGCGTTGTCGGCGAGATTAACGACAAGCTTTATTCCACCGTTCAGGACGGTATGGACACTCTTGCAGCGCTCGGTTTGGGTGAAAAAGGCAAGTACATCACCGCTTTGACTTTCGGTAACGTACACGGTGTTTACAAGCCAGGTAACGTCAAGTTGCGCCCGGAAATTCTGAAGGAAATCCAGGACGCCTGCGGCAAGAAGTATGGCGTTGACAAGCCGTTCGATCTCGTGTTCCACGGTGGTTCCGGGTCGAGCGCTCAAGAGATTGCTGACGCGGTGTCTTATGGTGTTATCAAGATGAACATTGACACCGATACTCAGTATGCGTTCACTCGTCCGGTGGCGGCACACATGTTCCAGAATTATGACGGTGTGCTCAAGATTGACGGCGAGGTTGGCAACAAGAAGATGTATGACCCACGTTCGTGGGGTCGTTCCGCTGAGGCCAGCATGGCTGCCCGCGTGGTTGAGGCCTGCGAGCGTCTCGGCTCGGTAGGCACTTCGCTACTGAAGTAA
- a CDS encoding DMT family transporter yields the protein MRTRKAIVLAIVAALAYSLSIPSSKILLNHMEPTMLAALLYLGAGLGMSLWQLKYVRKKKLAKRQLLERSDAFYTVGMVVLDIAAPILLLLGVARTSAASASLLNNFEIVATSMIALILFRETISRRLWIGIGMSVAASVLLSVNLTGESDLVGVDLGALFVLAACVFWGMENNFTRCISNKNSEQIVIIKGFGSGLGSLCVALILGNNFPNIGWAVAAMLLGFVAYGLSISCYIRAQSALGAAKTSAYYSVAPFMGALLSLVFLGERPSASFYVALLIMIVATIVMAHDTISVQHTHEHAHIHTHEHSHGDLVHTHPHAHSHSHYHAHAADEESIHAHTHPDHVGHNKDSFGHQHLS from the coding sequence ATGCGTACGCGGAAAGCAATCGTGCTGGCAATAGTTGCTGCGCTGGCTTACTCCTTGTCAATCCCGAGTTCTAAAATTCTGCTCAACCACATGGAACCAACGATGTTGGCAGCGCTTCTGTACCTTGGTGCGGGTCTAGGTATGAGTTTGTGGCAGCTAAAATATGTGAGAAAAAAGAAGTTAGCTAAAAGGCAACTGCTCGAACGATCCGATGCTTTCTATACCGTCGGCATGGTTGTGCTTGATATTGCCGCCCCGATTCTGCTGCTTTTGGGGGTTGCTCGAACCAGTGCGGCAAGTGCGTCGCTACTAAATAATTTTGAAATTGTGGCTACCAGCATGATCGCATTGATCCTCTTTAGGGAAACGATATCGCGACGCCTATGGATCGGTATTGGGATGAGTGTGGCAGCTAGCGTTCTGTTATCGGTGAATCTGACAGGCGAGTCTGACCTAGTGGGTGTTGATCTTGGTGCGCTGTTTGTGCTGGCTGCTTGCGTTTTCTGGGGTATGGAGAACAATTTCACGCGCTGTATCTCAAATAAGAATTCTGAACAAATTGTGATCATAAAAGGGTTCGGTTCAGGGCTTGGCAGTCTCTGCGTGGCGTTGATTTTAGGAAATAATTTCCCGAATATTGGTTGGGCCGTGGCGGCGATGCTGCTCGGGTTCGTGGCTTACGGACTTAGCATTAGCTGTTATATCCGTGCACAAAGCGCCCTCGGAGCAGCAAAGACTTCCGCCTACTATTCGGTTGCCCCTTTTATGGGCGCGCTACTTTCGCTAGTTTTTCTGGGAGAACGCCCGTCCGCATCATTTTACGTAGCTTTGTTGATCATGATTGTCGCCACCATAGTGATGGCGCACGACACGATAAGCGTCCAGCATACTCATGAGCACGCCCATATACACACCCATGAGCACTCTCACGGGGATTTGGTTCATACTCATCCGCATGCGCATTCCCACTCGCACTATCACGCTCATGCGGCAGACGAAGAGTCAATCCACGCTCACACTCACCCTGATCATGTTGGCCACAATAAAGATTCATTCGGTCACCAACACCTCAGCTAA
- a CDS encoding TM2 domain-containing protein yields the protein MSQENGYQANGNNFGGSNGGQPPVVGQSQPLNQAGYAQQPNQFAASGQNNSFNQPAYAYQSNNQMAPMNAYQGGYPAQVAARSKSKVVAAVLAFFLGGTGIHNFYLGNVGRGIIQLLMLVVGSLLSIFGIGFLLLAPLGIWVIIEFIMILVGSGNYGRDSRGVPLA from the coding sequence ATGAGCCAAGAAAATGGATATCAAGCTAATGGCAATAATTTCGGTGGCAGCAACGGGGGTCAGCCACCTGTAGTTGGGCAATCACAACCGCTGAATCAGGCGGGCTACGCTCAACAACCGAATCAATTCGCCGCATCTGGTCAGAACAACTCCTTCAACCAGCCCGCGTATGCGTATCAGTCCAATAATCAAATGGCGCCCATGAACGCTTATCAAGGTGGATACCCTGCGCAGGTTGCTGCACGCTCAAAGTCAAAGGTTGTTGCTGCCGTGCTGGCCTTTTTCTTGGGTGGGACAGGTATCCATAACTTCTATCTTGGCAATGTGGGTCGCGGCATCATTCAACTGCTCATGCTTGTGGTGGGCTCACTGTTGTCTATCTTCGGTATTGGCTTTTTGCTTTTAGCGCCGCTTGGTATTTGGGTGATTATCGAGTTCATAATGATTCTCGTCGGGTCGGGTAACTACGGCAGAGATTCTCGCGGGGTTCCTCTGGCCTGA
- the yicI gene encoding alpha-xylosidase — protein MKFTDGYWLNRAGWEVFHPRQIVDLTVREKTVKAVSSTKILRKRGDELDSVQLTTSLTPVADGIIKVRIEHYRGYLPPSPNFELFTSNEPFDDDIEVDAENLTATVQAGELTAQISGVDDFQLVFRDSQRELTRSKYRCQGVAISPQQEKFIHEQLVIQPGESVYGLGERFGPVVKNGQAVDMWNADAGTASEQTYINVPFYLTNRGYGVFVNHPEKASFEVGSEVNTRVQFSVPGEFLEYYIIYGPSPKDILRRYTKLTGRAPQVPAWSYGLWLSTSFTTDYSEETVNNFISQMEELGVPVSVMHFDCYWMRASHWCDFTWDPKKFKDPAGMLERLHERGIKVCVWINPYVGQISDFWEEGKEKGYFLKSPDGSVRQWDHWQSGMAWVDFTNPEACQWYKDQLKALLRQGVDCFKTDFGERVPTDVVWHNGADPERMHNYYTFLYNQAVFEAIKEERGEGEALVFARSGTTGSQQFPVHWGGDSEPTFESMGETLRGGLSLGLSGYGYWSHDMGGFEGQPNPQVFIRWYPFGMLSSHSRLHGSSSYRVPWMYGDEAVAVARRFTALKDRLMPYLMMAAREVTSDGTPILRHMIFEHPQDLGAAHVDTQYYLGSNILVAPVFSESGEVDFYLPTDGWTNLLDGTRLDRHGWYHELHALDSLPVLIPDGTVLPLGANPTSPEYDWSDDVCLYAFNPRQGETTVTVPSDVEGKAAVFHVRRQGQRVEIQADSTKSWSVCVVGVDDVDIISGQGSVDSFCSEVVSGKRILPPKGFGNPNNYPIVFKYVPTNK, from the coding sequence ATGAAGTTCACAGACGGATATTGGCTGAATCGTGCAGGATGGGAAGTATTCCATCCACGCCAAATCGTCGACCTCACAGTTCGCGAGAAGACGGTGAAAGCTGTATCTTCCACGAAGATCCTACGAAAACGTGGGGATGAACTTGACTCTGTACAACTGACCACGAGCTTGACGCCGGTTGCTGATGGCATAATCAAAGTCCGCATCGAACACTATCGCGGCTATCTGCCGCCGTCGCCGAACTTTGAGCTGTTCACCTCGAACGAGCCGTTTGATGACGACATCGAAGTGGACGCAGAAAACCTAACCGCCACAGTTCAGGCAGGCGAGCTGACCGCCCAAATTTCTGGGGTTGATGATTTTCAGCTTGTTTTCCGCGACTCACAACGTGAACTGACTCGTTCTAAATACCGTTGCCAGGGGGTCGCTATCTCTCCGCAACAAGAAAAGTTCATACACGAGCAGTTGGTGATCCAGCCCGGCGAATCGGTTTACGGGTTAGGTGAGCGTTTCGGTCCGGTTGTTAAAAATGGCCAAGCTGTAGATATGTGGAACGCGGACGCGGGCACAGCTTCCGAACAAACCTATATAAACGTGCCATTCTACCTAACCAATCGCGGGTACGGGGTTTTCGTCAATCACCCTGAAAAAGCGTCTTTTGAGGTGGGCTCTGAGGTCAATACGCGCGTGCAGTTCTCAGTGCCCGGCGAGTTCCTTGAGTACTACATCATTTATGGGCCAAGCCCTAAAGATATTCTCAGACGCTACACCAAGCTGACGGGACGCGCGCCGCAGGTTCCTGCTTGGTCTTACGGTTTGTGGCTATCCACATCCTTTACGACTGACTACTCCGAAGAAACCGTCAACAATTTCATAAGCCAGATGGAAGAACTAGGCGTCCCCGTGTCTGTTATGCATTTTGATTGCTACTGGATGCGCGCTTCGCACTGGTGCGATTTCACTTGGGATCCCAAGAAGTTCAAAGATCCTGCCGGAATGCTTGAACGTCTGCACGAGCGCGGCATAAAAGTTTGCGTGTGGATTAACCCATACGTCGGTCAAATCTCTGATTTTTGGGAAGAAGGCAAAGAAAAAGGCTATTTCCTCAAGAGTCCGGACGGCTCGGTGCGGCAATGGGATCACTGGCAATCCGGCATGGCGTGGGTGGATTTCACCAATCCCGAGGCTTGTCAGTGGTACAAAGACCAGCTCAAAGCGTTGCTGCGTCAAGGGGTGGATTGCTTCAAGACAGACTTTGGTGAGCGGGTGCCAACAGATGTCGTTTGGCACAATGGTGCAGATCCTGAGCGGATGCACAACTACTATACTTTCCTCTATAACCAAGCCGTATTTGAAGCTATTAAAGAGGAACGCGGTGAGGGGGAAGCTCTAGTATTTGCCCGCTCTGGGACGACAGGCAGCCAACAATTCCCCGTTCACTGGGGTGGGGACAGTGAGCCCACTTTCGAATCGATGGGGGAGACTCTGCGAGGCGGGTTATCTCTCGGCTTGAGCGGATATGGCTATTGGAGTCACGATATGGGGGGCTTCGAAGGCCAGCCAAACCCGCAAGTGTTTATTCGGTGGTATCCGTTCGGAATGTTGTCCTCGCACTCTCGGTTGCACGGCTCGTCATCGTATCGCGTTCCATGGATGTACGGGGACGAGGCTGTGGCTGTCGCCCGTCGGTTTACCGCTCTAAAAGATAGGTTAATGCCATATCTCATGATGGCAGCCAGAGAGGTGACGTCAGACGGCACGCCTATTTTGCGTCACATGATTTTTGAGCATCCGCAAGATCTCGGAGCTGCTCATGTAGACACTCAGTATTACTTAGGGAGCAACATCCTGGTGGCGCCAGTGTTCAGTGAAAGCGGCGAGGTTGATTTCTATCTGCCCACCGATGGTTGGACGAATCTGCTTGACGGTACCCGGCTAGATAGGCACGGGTGGTATCACGAGCTTCATGCCCTGGATTCGCTGCCTGTTCTCATTCCAGACGGAACCGTGCTTCCGCTCGGGGCTAACCCCACATCGCCCGAATATGACTGGAGCGACGATGTGTGCCTTTATGCGTTTAACCCGCGTCAGGGTGAAACGACGGTGACTGTGCCTAGTGATGTAGAGGGGAAAGCTGCCGTGTTCCACGTCCGGCGTCAAGGGCAACGAGTCGAGATTCAAGCAGACTCCACTAAATCTTGGTCAGTTTGTGTTGTAGGCGTAGACGATGTGGACATTATTAGCGGCCAAGGGAGCGTAGATTCTTTCTGCTCGGAAGTTGTATCTGGAAAACGCATACTTCCACCCAAGGGATTTGGAAACCCAAACAACTACCCAATCGTATTCAAATACGTACCGACAAATAAGTAA
- a CDS encoding sugar ABC transporter substrate-binding protein: MPVNHKKRALALVAAAAVALSGALTGCSSAGNDSASSNVVEVWDYEGQGVSNEAMEAAVKSFEEENPDLKIKRTSFAFGDLSKSIIQGGVGGQIPDVAIIDNVDNQNFASLGLLKDITSEVSSMQDEYYEGPWSSTQLNGKTYGLPMNSNNLALFYNKTLFEQAGVATPPSTWDELAATAKKLATDGKMGLAISGVKNEQGTFQVLPFVWQAGGDIDEYAKYGGEALTFLKNMIDDGSMSSAVANYSQEDVRTQFTTGQTAMMVNGPWEISNLSDVDFEWGVAPLPKAQRAATGLGGENIVAFEGAKNPEGALKFVKWMASNKGVQTFCDISGQLSPRPDLDGKLKLSSDPNMQVFEKQMEFTHARSYGENYNKISEAVQLSIQEALTGAKSPTQAAQDAQATISGLLPEK; the protein is encoded by the coding sequence ATGCCGGTAAACCACAAGAAACGTGCCTTAGCCCTAGTGGCTGCGGCAGCGGTTGCGTTGAGCGGAGCCTTGACAGGCTGCAGCTCGGCGGGAAATGATTCAGCCAGTTCCAATGTAGTCGAGGTTTGGGACTACGAAGGACAAGGTGTTTCTAATGAGGCAATGGAAGCAGCGGTGAAATCCTTCGAAGAGGAGAATCCCGATTTGAAAATTAAGCGCACATCTTTTGCTTTCGGAGACTTGTCGAAGTCAATCATCCAAGGCGGAGTTGGCGGTCAAATTCCTGACGTTGCAATCATCGACAACGTGGACAACCAGAACTTCGCTTCTCTGGGTCTGCTAAAGGACATCACTTCTGAAGTCTCGTCTATGCAAGACGAATACTATGAAGGTCCGTGGTCGTCTACCCAGCTCAACGGGAAAACTTACGGTCTTCCCATGAACTCAAACAACCTAGCTTTGTTCTACAACAAGACGCTATTTGAGCAGGCCGGCGTCGCTACCCCGCCTAGCACTTGGGACGAGCTTGCGGCTACTGCCAAGAAACTAGCCACCGACGGGAAAATGGGGCTGGCGATTTCAGGCGTGAAGAACGAGCAGGGAACATTCCAAGTTCTGCCTTTCGTTTGGCAAGCCGGTGGCGACATTGACGAATACGCAAAGTACGGTGGTGAAGCCCTAACGTTTTTGAAGAACATGATTGACGATGGCTCAATGTCGTCTGCAGTCGCCAACTACTCGCAGGAGGATGTCCGTACTCAGTTCACCACTGGGCAAACTGCAATGATGGTGAACGGACCTTGGGAAATCTCCAACCTCAGTGACGTTGATTTCGAGTGGGGTGTTGCCCCACTGCCAAAGGCGCAGCGAGCTGCAACTGGTCTTGGAGGCGAGAATATCGTGGCCTTCGAGGGGGCTAAGAACCCTGAAGGTGCTTTGAAGTTCGTCAAGTGGATGGCCTCTAACAAGGGCGTTCAGACCTTCTGCGATATTTCTGGTCAGCTGTCCCCACGTCCTGACCTAGACGGGAAGCTGAAGCTGTCTTCTGACCCGAATATGCAGGTCTTTGAGAAGCAGATGGAATTCACGCACGCACGTTCCTACGGAGAGAACTACAACAAGATCTCTGAGGCAGTGCAGTTGTCCATCCAAGAGGCTTTGACCGGCGCTAAATCGCCAACCCAAGCTGCACAGGATGCCCAAGCCACGATATCCGGGTTGCTTCCCGAAAAGTAA
- a CDS encoding carbohydrate ABC transporter permease, with protein sequence MAFPLLFNVFLSLTEANGANLISRTFKFNNFANYSTVLGDSKFWNGLVLSLIFTLACLVTQYILGFALALFFRKPFPGNGIMRALLLVGWILPPVVTGTIFKWIFDSDYGILNYILVNLGLIDQGVKWLTVGSTALLAVIIANLWVGIPFNLLLLLSGLHTIDDSLYEAAVVDGATKWKQFWKITFPLMKPVSISVLLLGIINTYKVFDLIYTMTKGGPVDATSTLPIYTYLETYKLFQFGNGAAASVLTLILPLALSWFYVRSLNEEES encoded by the coding sequence ATGGCGTTTCCGTTACTATTCAACGTTTTCCTGAGTTTGACTGAAGCTAACGGAGCAAACCTAATTTCTAGGACGTTTAAGTTCAATAACTTTGCGAACTACTCAACTGTTCTAGGTGATAGCAAGTTTTGGAATGGTTTAGTCCTTTCCTTGATTTTCACCCTCGCGTGTTTAGTTACGCAGTACATTTTAGGTTTTGCTTTAGCACTGTTTTTCCGCAAGCCATTTCCTGGAAATGGAATTATGCGAGCACTGTTGCTAGTCGGCTGGATACTTCCGCCCGTGGTAACTGGAACCATTTTTAAGTGGATTTTCGACTCTGATTACGGAATCCTTAACTACATATTGGTCAATTTAGGGTTGATTGATCAGGGTGTGAAATGGCTCACTGTTGGCTCGACAGCTTTATTGGCTGTTATCATCGCTAATTTGTGGGTAGGGATACCTTTCAACCTTTTGTTATTGCTCTCTGGTTTGCACACTATTGATGACAGCCTTTATGAAGCTGCCGTTGTGGATGGGGCAACTAAATGGAAGCAATTCTGGAAGATTACTTTCCCCTTGATGAAGCCGGTATCTATTTCTGTACTATTACTCGGCATTATCAACACCTATAAAGTCTTTGACCTGATTTATACGATGACAAAAGGCGGCCCTGTGGACGCTACATCCACCTTGCCGATTTACACATATTTGGAAACCTATAAGCTATTCCAGTTCGGTAATGGTGCAGCCGCTTCAGTGCTGACCTTAATTCTTCCGCTGGCGCTTTCATGGTTCTATGTTCGTTCTCTCAATGAGGAGGAGTCCTGA
- a CDS encoding carbohydrate ABC transporter permease has protein sequence MNGKRFSKAQKMKILKSCIGWPLIIIYLFPVYWMINTSFKTGKEMFANPPTLVPKNFYLGSYEAVFTGNYGTWNALLNSAIISISVLLLTLVIAIPASYAVARLRSGTTTMMMVMLTVVQLLPAIAISIPMFVMFRNAGMVNTYMSVILADISVTLPFAVILLRPYFKQFPYEVEEAAQLDGLNTINTIIRIVMPTIKPGIIMIGSFAFLMSWGEFTFALTLTTDQTIQPLTVALNRIIGQYGTNWNDLMAVATVIALPVLLIFIFLQRYIVAGLAGGATKG, from the coding sequence ATGAATGGGAAGCGCTTCTCTAAAGCACAAAAGATGAAGATCCTTAAGTCGTGTATCGGCTGGCCACTCATTATTATTTATCTATTTCCCGTCTATTGGATGATCAATACGTCCTTTAAGACTGGAAAAGAAATGTTCGCCAACCCGCCGACTTTGGTACCTAAGAATTTCTATCTAGGTTCATACGAGGCGGTATTTACCGGAAATTACGGTACCTGGAATGCGCTACTAAACTCGGCGATTATATCCATATCGGTATTGTTGCTAACTTTGGTGATAGCAATTCCTGCGTCATATGCGGTGGCTCGCTTGCGTTCGGGCACTACAACGATGATGATGGTAATGCTTACGGTGGTGCAGCTATTGCCTGCTATCGCAATATCAATCCCAATGTTCGTTATGTTCCGCAATGCTGGAATGGTCAATACTTATATGTCCGTTATTTTGGCCGATATATCTGTGACGCTGCCATTCGCGGTAATCCTTTTGCGTCCCTACTTCAAGCAATTCCCTTATGAAGTGGAGGAAGCCGCGCAACTTGATGGGCTGAATACGATTAACACCATCATTCGTATCGTTATGCCAACCATTAAGCCAGGAATCATTATGATTGGCTCTTTCGCATTCCTAATGTCTTGGGGCGAATTCACGTTTGCATTGACGCTGACAACGGATCAAACCATTCAGCCGTTAACCGTTGCGTTGAACCGCATTATTGGCCAATACGGCACCAACTGGAATGATTTGATGGCGGTAGCAACCGTTATCGCGTTACCCGTGTTGTTAATCTTTATCTTCTTGCAGCGCTACATTGTTGCGGGTCTGGCAGGGGGCGCGACTAAGGGGTAA